Part of the Benincasa hispida cultivar B227 chromosome 12, ASM972705v1, whole genome shotgun sequence genome is shown below.
ATGATCATATATTTACTAAGATGGGAACAAGAAAATGACAAGGCTCTATAGTGTCTTGAGAGTTTTACCTGGTGCTGTTGTTAATAGAAGTTACCTGCGGCTGCTGAGAACTCAAACATTTGACAGTTTCATCTCATCAACTCTGCAAGCTGCATATGATGAAATCACACAGATTCAGTTGAAGGAAAGTTGAAAATGAAGAACGAATAGGTGGAATTTCAGTTGGACAAAATCAACCTCGAAGAGCTGTTTCAAAGTCCTTGAGTTGAACCATGAAACCGACGTTCGGAGCTGCCTGTGGTCGTCTACTCTTGACGTGTTCCAATGCTTGTGTTAGATTCATACCTCGCGTTTTCATCAGATAGGCAACTGTAATGGTTACACTACAAGGAAAAATAAGAGAAGTTTATATCTAGCATAGAAAAAAATGAGGAAAGTCTTTGCTGTAATGGTTACACTACAAGGGAAAATATGAGGAAAGTCTTTGCTGAATCCATGCCAAAGATTCACCTTCTGGATATTCCAGCAAAGCAATGAATCAAAACCCCTCCACCAGATTTTCTTCCCTCGTcaataaaattgaaacaatCGTCAAAGTGTTGTTTAATATCTGCATCTCTAGTGTCCAAGACTACCTCAATTTACACACAACAGGAAATAACATTGGATGTCAGCTGTAGGAATTCCATTAGATAGAAAAAGAATGATGGAACACTGATATGAATCATGAGAGTCACAAGTTCAATATATGAAGCCTAAACAACAATGATACTATAAGTTGTTACAATGATAAGCGCTGATAAATTGTGAATCATGACAATCACAAGTTCAGTACATTAAGTTTAAATGGCGATGAAACTATAAATCATTTATGGTCATATAACATAGATGATGAATATCCTACATGAATTATGGCATGTGGAAACATTTTTTGTTTCCAGAAGATGGAGATGCAACTGGAAATGAACTAATCCTGTAACATAATCGCTGACTGTGAAAAATTCAGATTGAATCATTCTTTAAAGCGTGATATATAGGCCAAAGGGAAGTATTTTCAGGTCCCTGAAAGCAACTTCAAACAAACATTGGGTAGAACTATAAGTTATGGACATGACCGTAAAAAATTCTGTTGCACTGAATAGAAGTTGGAATGTACATACCACCAACTACTTTATATACAAAATCATTTGGATCAGCAGGTGGCAAGGAACAAGCAATGGTTAAAATGTGAGTAATATTCAACTTCTTCAGTTCATCTTTGTTATGGGCAGCTCCAACAGAGCCTAAGAACAGACCCTTAAAAACCACAAAGAACAGTACCTTCAGAATGCAATTTAAGCAGAAGTCCGAACCATTGACTAAAATACTTAGGCATAATTAAGCAGCCAAAAATTATAATCACTTTTGAAATTATGAAAAGTACTATTCGAAAAACATTTTGAAGTGCTGAGAGAAACTTAAGCAGTGTTGTCAAGTATTACACCTAAAAACACTGCTTTCGATAGTCGTTGCAATTATTTTCTAATTCAAATTACCTCTTCAATTTGGCAAGGAATTCTGTCCTCTTTAAGGCTTCTCTTTAGACCAATGATGTTCCATAGAGCAGATAATCGGACACTCAAATCATCGCGATCCATTTCCATAGTAGAAAACCAAAGAATCCAAGTTCTAtaagttctttcttttctctcccCTTCAAAAAAGGCACGCCAACTTGAGATTTCTATCTTTTCTCAACAAACTCTAAATAGCATCACAATTTACTCCATTTAAACGTTGTTTTAAGTTGCAACTTGAAATTCACATAGGATCACagattcaaattatatatattgtcATAAGCTCGTGACCTGAAATTCAACAGCACTTAAACAACTGTACAAGATGATGAAGATTGTACAAGATTCAATGAAGAACGAGGATTGATAAACTGAATACGCCAAATAGCCAAACGCCAACTGAGCTAGaaacaaaagtaaaacttattttataaaacgCCATTTAATGTCAATATCACATCCCGAAATCTACCCCTTCGCTGAACCACATAAACAAATTCCAACTAAAAGAAACACAAATGGATTTGCAGCCATTCACAGACACGATAATTTCAGATTCTCCTCTTATCAATGAATAGCGTATGATAGTTTTTCTACTCTATGGATTTGATTGGTGGAAACAAGTTCCTAATCAAAGCATCCAATCAAACGAAACGATCATAACTCGAgaaatttgaagtttcaattgAGAACGACGAATTAATTAACCAGTGTACAAACTATTGAGTGATTCGAGCTAGAATCCAGATTCCAGATAGAATCGGATACCTAGTGAGAaatcataaaaagaaaagacGATCGAAGTACTCACCAGGAAAATTTTCCAGTTTCTTGCGGAATTTGATCGATTGAGAATCCGACTATCTGAGTCTGATCAACGCTCTGACTTTATTTTTACCATTTATATGGAATCACCTCCATAGATTCTGCTGCTTGcgaacatttttttcttttttccgtTTTCTAATAAACCGCGAAACTAAATCAGCGATTGTGATTTGTGCagaaaagtttgattatattataaatattatgattatAGATTATGTTCGGTCATGCCCAATTTCTCAAGGCATATGTCTCAACATTACATACATTAGTGTCATGTAGTCCATTTCTTACTTGTCAAATTGCTCATAAATAATGACATTTGATGAATTTTGGAAGATACACGTTGGACAAATTCTATGAAAATGGGAGAAAGCGaagaattttgagaaatttcttgttttatattttactaatttattttattttgtttatttatatattttaatatttatatattttattattataatatatttattttaatattatatttcattAGCATCCATGTTCCAGTTGTACTCCTCAAGTTCACAACTTATTAACACAAGCTCCTATTGTTTTCCcgttaaaagtaagttttaaacgtatgtcggtttttccctcttcgttataatcaataaatttaatgttatttgcatatttaatatttattaaatttctaatacaaatacaatattttatgatagttcTGCTAtaacaaatctcacaaaattagaatttgtcgcCCTTaatattaacgacaataattatttgtcatgtgtgtttgatgccgaaatccacctggatgttatgaatcttggagatgctattaaaaaaggaaatatgACATTCAATCAAGACAAAACAAAAGCTATCATTTTCCTTCGTTGTCATCTCCCCGAGGGATTGACAATGGAGtatcttataataaaagatacctatatcttgtgaaaaattttggaagagaggtatgatcataaaaaaaaaaaaaaaaacagttattcttccaaaagctcgttatgagtgaatgcacttgaggctacaagatttcaaattagtaagtgtttacaactctttattatttaaaatcggttcaaaattgttgttatgtgaagagaaaattactgatagagaagacattttctatatttcatgtctcgaatatgatTCTGCAATAGTAATATTGAGAGAAGTTAAACTAATTGCATGTCTTCTCATAGctaaacaaaataacgagttattgatgaaaaaccATGAATCTCAACCAACTAGAACGAcgtcattccctgaagtgaatactgtggattttaataataatcatagtCGAGATCGTGAccatggcagaggaagaaataattattatttttgtggtgactgttttaaccatttaaatttcaaaagaaccacacaaaatgatgatcacaaaggaaaaactccacaaCATAAGAGTCTAAaaagtattgaaaataaatgtttcgatgcagaatgactgggcattggtcacatacctgtcgtacgtcaaaacacttggttgatctctatcaagcatcccggaaggaaaaagagaaaaatatggaagcaaattttgcatacaagGATAATCACATATTTGATCCATCCCATCCCCATCCCAtgtgacaaatttggatgtagcaagacttctttgaatctcctaaagagaaaatcggtgtttcctttgacttttaaaatatctagacttaatgttgattttttattcatctccatgtttttttcctcttagtagatgttaacacttttatattcaaatattgtttttcttattataattattttcttttagtgaataaacctggatcattttcatatgttgggtgactaaaaaataagtaaagaaGATATATGTCTGGCAGActgtgcaactacacatacaatacttacaagtagaaaatatttttccaaactgacaatgctgGAAGCAGAAGTGAATACAATATCAAGTTCTAcaaacctaattgaagggtttgaaaaaacaaatattattttgcctataggaacaaaatttacaattgacaatgtattattctctagtcaatcaaagagaaatctacttagttttgaagatatacgttgcaatggttatcatattgaaactaatagaaagaataatatggagtatcttgatatcatatttactgtctcatatgaaaaacctATACTGGAATAGTTGCctactttatcttctggattatattatactcatatatgagtaattgaaacatatgcaacaatgaacctgaaatTCATGAAtgcagacatatttacaatttggcatgaccgattgggtcatccaagatctataatgatgagaagaattattgagaattcaaatggacatccattgaagagctagaagattattcaatctaatgaattatcatgcaatgcttgctctcaagacaaattaatcattagaccatcaccagtcaAAGTGAGGACTGAATCACTTGTATAGAACAAATTcgtggtgatatatgtggacctattcaCCCACCaaatggaccatttagatattttatgatattaatagacgcatccaacagatggtcacatgtgtgcatattatcaagtcgaaatcttatATTTGCATGATTACTTACTCAGATAATTAAgtaagagcacaattttctgattatacaattaagaccattcatcttgataatgctggtgaatttacatcccaagcttttgataattattgtatgtcaattgggatgaGTGTTGTGATGAGATTCCAATCTCGAGCGGAAATATGTGAACGCCTTGCATCCTGCAaatcgatttttacataaacaaaatcagTGTACTAAAACATAATATGTGTAGAATAAACATGtgaaatagcatgctttagagaaagaaaagaagcatTTTCACCTTTATAGATTCCCAAGATCCTAAACGATCCTCTTGATATTCCAATGAATGACTCCTCAAATGATTTTGAACACGAACATCTCCTCAAACAATCTTGAACACAACCACgagaataaatttgttattcttgaggattccaatagaaggataggtggtatccaactattggaagaGGGTGAGGAGGAAAAACTTTTAGGAGAGTAGCGAGAATTTCTTTTTGTGGCTTAGGGAAAATTTTGCACAATGAATGCTTTTCCCAAAAGGGCCATAAGGAAGACTTTATATAAAGAAGGGTCACCTTgtgcacaattaattaaaataacacttatttaattaattgacacattaattaaataactatttgtacattaaatccaatttaacttgtatatatttaattatcataaacatcgtatgtcTATGTGCAACAtctctttatttattaatcaattatttgtgaatccaattcacttgaattataattatttaaatcccattcaaatttttctttccaacttaatttgaattataaatcACATCCTTAATCAATTTCatcttaatcatattaatatacaattttcttaaattgatttgaataattcaaatatttcctctttaatatcctttagtgagctaacaagacgacctggtggacctgtagattaaaagctccaacgatatgagattaattggctaaactctttaatcaagttaatcaatattctttaattgtagatacactccattaaagatccacAACTATTctattctcactacaaatatatttcttctAAGGATATAGactaataacaacaagttagtcatTCACGAGTGTTAGTAACTTcaactggatcaaattaccattttacccttgggttacctctggcTCCTTGAATACCAGGGCTTCTTTAATGaataacttgtttatggtctaaccaataaacagaaacccctctcagatcaatgagagggtagggcctttTGTTCACATCCCGGAGACACCACtcagggaacactcatctatttaccctgaagacgggaatgagtgaattccatcccgtattattatgttcccagcttcccactTGGTCttgttcccaaaatggtaggcttattaagtcagcgaattggccactctcacccatacaaatcaaaggataattcctcgtaaacaagagttcataatatactcggaattaagactaagttgcatatgtcatcctagtgaaatagaaacctaaatagtcaacggtgttacatctggtggttactattttgcggtccagtctttgcaaactcattgcataaaatacctccactcgcatgtcacctacacgaacgtgttgggtcattgtgtttgtatcaaatataaagtgggtcgtatccatagtgttacaaggataaagtacctagccttatccctatactatagctcgtttaggctgtatcttgaacattgatccttgtatgtctccacatacagttcaagactcataaggtagcctttgatgttaatttattggatttatggtttattaagacaaaatagaaaacaacacaataacatttattaaattaacatatacAACTCTTTATCgatgatggtcaattaatagcacttactatctacgagttttaggacctaaaatccaacaaactctcacttgaactaaaactctagttagtgggTTGTACATGATACCAAAATCCAAAAGGCGGAATTATAgcaaataaatacaataaactagggcatccttATATCCATtatacatctcccacttgccctagattaaaCTACGCCATACTTCAACTCCCCCATTCAAGGTAAACATTAATCCTGACAtaaatttcctagaatccttgttagtttggaaatcagagttggTGTATCCTGTTAGGATAAAATTcttagctccatacaccagCTTGTAGTCCCTCATTCGCTAAGATACTTAATGATGTTCTTAACCGCAGTCCATTGGTCTAACCTTAGATTGGACtagtacctactgactattcccactgcataacaaatgcCTAGCTTAGTGtagagcataacatacattaagctgcccacagaggcatagggaatacgtctcatatcctcaacttcttaaagtgtcttaggatactgttTCTTAGGCAAGTGAACTCCgtgcttgaaaggtaataaacccttcttaaaGTTCTACATCGAATATCGAGTCAACAATTTGTCGATATAAATTGGTTGAGACAGAGCCAGGGTTCTGTTCTTGTGATCtataatgatttggatcccaagtacaTACTGCGCCCTCCTAAATCTTTGCCAGGCATTCGTTAATGTTAGTATGGTACCCTACATTATTCTTAATGAGTAGATAttgtccacataaagtactaagaagGCTACATTCACgtttatgattttcttgtagatacaaggttcatcaacatttttatcaaaaccaaaagatttgatcactgTATTAAATCTAATGTTTCAAGATCTGGATAcctatttcaacccataaatagatcgatttagcttgcaaactttttgctcttgaccttgggctataaaTCCCTTGGGCTGAGACATAAAggtattctcttcaagattgtcattcaaaaaagcagtcttaagatccatttaccatatctcatagtcatagtATGTCACTGTGGACAaaagaattcttatagacttaagtaTAGCAACAAGGAAAAAAGTTTCGTCATAGTCATTCTTTTCCCTTTCGGTATAATTCCTttctacaagtctagctttgaaggtctgtaACTTTCCAATTACacctctctttcttttatagatccatttataccCTATGGGTTTGACTCATTTAAGTGGTTCTACAAGCTCTTATactgaattggagtacatagactccatttcaaggtccatggttTTGACCCATTGGTTCTTGTTTACGTCattcatcgcctgtttataagacaatggatccttaacattatcatctggtatgacaacctgagtttcaattaaacccaagtaacagtCAGAATgtttcacaaccctcccactgcgtcgagccACTCTCAATGATTGAGAAAGACGAGACTGATCTAAAGTGTTGGCTTCTttattaactcttgatgaaggaacAACTGTATCAACAACCCTTATTGATGCTTCAGTAActtcacttaatactattttgctATGTGGtctatgatctctcatgtggtctttcTCTAAAAATATAGCgtttatcgatacaaacaccttattttcttgagggtTATAGAACAGACCACCTTTCATTTCCTTaaggtaaccaacaaattggcataatcttgaacgagatttcaacttcttaggatttgtcactaacaTGTGTGCAGAACAACCCCAGATTCTAAAATAACGACAccctcttcataactcaaaaagtgtttcagaaacactcttcgagTGAATgttgttcaagatgtgaactgcagtctctactgcataccctCAAAACAAGTTAGGCAATTGAGTATAGCTCATGATTGAACAAACTATATCTAATAAGAttttatttctcctctctgatataCCATTTTATTGAGGTGTATCAGGTGCTGAAAGTTGtgattgaattttatgtcttatcatataattctggaatttaaatccatgtactctccatcCCGattagatcgaaatgttttaattgttttacctaataggttttcaacttcagccttatactctttcaacttttcaaaggcttcaaatttatgttctattaggtataagtaaccaacaaattgacaTAATCTTGAACGAGGTTCTAACTTCATAGGATTTATCACTAATACATGTGCAGGAAAACCCCAGATTCTAAAGTAACATAAACTCAATTTACGCCCCCTTCAtaactcaaaaagtgtttcagaaacactctttcaGGGAACATTGTCTAAAATGTGaattgcagtctctactgcatacccccgAAACAagttaggcaattgagcatagctcatgaTAGAacaaaccatatctaataaggttctatttctcctctcttatacaccattttgctgaggtgtaccaggtgctgaaagttgggatcgaatttcatgttttatcatatagtcttgggATTTTAAATCCATGTATTCTCTACCccgatcagatcaaaatgttttaattgttttacctaataggttttcaacttcaaccttatactcttttAACTTCTcaaaagcttcagacttatgttccattaggtataagtaaccatacctcgaataatcatccatgaaagaaatgaaataattgTACCCTCCTCGAGCCTTTACATTCATTAGACCACCAAGAtccgaatgtatgagctctaagggctctttggctctagaaacttttccactaaaaggtcttttaatcatttttccttcaagacaagattcacatagaGGTAATAAATCATATTCTAATTTGCTCAtaagtccattctttactaatctttcgatcctatcgagatttaattgacctaatctcaaatgccaaagatatgtatcgttgttacttggagaaattcttcgcctttttgtttgagtattcGCAGTTTTAaaaatctcatgatttaaaagtgcttttgattcagtcgcttttaacatatataagttgtcttctagtttagctgaacagatagtcacaccatttttcatgATGAACACTTgattagaagaaaaaagaaacagagTATGTTGTTTAATTAAACaggaaatagaaacaaggttcctcctcattttgggaacaatgtataagttttctaaaaacaaaaatctacttCCAAAAAATAACTTAGTAGTTCCCATTGCACAAATTGAAATAACATCTCCCGTTCCAACCTTGAGTGTCATTTCACTGTCCTCAAGCTGCTGGAAGGAGCTAATTctctgtaaagaagaacaaatatgattagtggctcttgAATCAAGTACCCAGGCATcatggtcattttccactaaacaagttttcaaaactagtaaatcatatttaccatCCTTCTCTTTCgtcttctcagcaaggtacttagtaaaggaactctaaatagagaaccagtgaacagaagcagatcgttccaaactccattgagaaagaacataaacatttacagtctaaaagaacaaattatgcataatgaataaattacaacatgcttcttttaagaacaaacaagggatagagtatgcaatacctttgaagaaccctttcttcaagtatccctctaTCATTCAGCAACGCGTCCAACAACACGAACTCTAAAGCGATGATCAAAACTTGATCTCAATGAGCAATTGGAGGAACCTCAATCACAATTGAGTACCACTTGATCCTCGACCCTTGAACAAAACAAGAACAGCACCATAAgaattaccttggtattctcgatgtgagagtCCAGGAGTTGTGTGCTCtgtatgactttggatagaggaatggatGAAATGAACAATCGAGTATGCGACAGAAGaaggaagtctatcgtatagacttaatactcaatcgtgtagtaagaagaaggctatcgtataaacttgctactcgatcgtatagcaaCGAGTaattatcgtatagtaaacttaatacttgatcatttagtcaCTAagactatcgtttagtaaaactgtTTTACTCGATAGTAATTCCTTATGAGACAATCCGAATGAAATCATCATCTTgatttggaaaactattttccttattatctc
Proteins encoded:
- the LOC120092603 gene encoding dual specificity protein phosphatase 1, coding for MEMDRDDLSVRLSALWNIIGLKRSLKEDRIPCQIEEGLFLGSVGAAHNKDELKKLNITHILTIACSLPPADPNDFVYKVVGVLDTRDADIKQHFDDCFNFIDEGRKSGGGVLIHCFAGISRSVTITVAYLMKTRGMNLTQALEHVKSRRPQAAPNVGFMVQLKDFETALRACRVDEMKLSNV